One genomic region from Vibrio sp. SCSIO 43137 encodes:
- a CDS encoding TRAP transporter large permease: MSQLFQTMAEMESIEIGLWVSGAMLIFVILGVRVAFAAAIAGFLGLLWIFSAKLGFERGFLVAVKMAGTIPHSKVSSLALSLIPTFILIGFLAYHAGLTKSLFEAAKRWVGWLPGGMGVATVFSTAGFAAVSGASVATSAVFARIAVPEMLKLGYDKRFAAGVVAAGGTLASLIPPSAILVIYAIIVEQDVGALLMAGFIPGFVSALIYGGLVVFLAMTRKDFGPPVKGYSWKQRFESLPGAMPIFFVVAIIMVCIYGGVGTPTEAGALGATVILLVALYHGSRWKELKSSLMETAKLSAMIFAIIWGVLIYVRFLGFADLPSAFSDWIVSLEQSPMLTLLLILCAYALLGMFMDAIGMLLLTLPVVYPAIIALNGGVDVAAADSAFGVSGIGCAIWFGIIVVKMAELCLITPPIGLNCFVVAGVRPECSVQDVFRGCTPFFIADVLTIAVLIAFPGIVLWLPALIGYA, translated from the coding sequence TTGTCACAACTATTTCAAACCATGGCGGAAATGGAGAGCATTGAGATTGGTCTCTGGGTCTCCGGCGCCATGCTTATCTTTGTAATTCTCGGTGTTCGGGTTGCCTTTGCAGCCGCAATTGCCGGTTTTCTTGGCTTGTTGTGGATCTTTAGTGCCAAACTGGGCTTTGAGCGCGGCTTTTTAGTTGCCGTGAAGATGGCAGGGACCATTCCCCACTCTAAGGTCTCCTCTCTTGCCCTCTCTCTGATCCCGACTTTTATCCTGATTGGTTTTCTTGCTTACCATGCAGGGTTAACCAAATCTCTGTTTGAAGCAGCAAAACGCTGGGTTGGCTGGCTTCCGGGCGGAATGGGTGTGGCGACGGTATTCTCCACTGCCGGTTTTGCCGCTGTATCGGGCGCTTCTGTAGCGACCTCTGCGGTGTTTGCCCGTATTGCCGTACCGGAAATGCTTAAGCTTGGCTATGACAAGCGCTTTGCGGCCGGTGTGGTTGCTGCGGGTGGTACTCTCGCTTCCCTGATCCCGCCGTCGGCCATTCTTGTTATCTACGCCATTATCGTGGAACAGGATGTCGGCGCACTGCTGATGGCCGGTTTTATCCCCGGTTTTGTCTCTGCCCTGATTTACGGTGGCTTGGTGGTCTTTCTCGCCATGACACGTAAGGATTTCGGCCCGCCGGTGAAAGGCTACAGTTGGAAGCAGCGCTTTGAGTCTCTTCCCGGTGCTATGCCTATCTTCTTTGTGGTGGCCATTATTATGGTCTGCATCTATGGTGGTGTCGGTACGCCGACAGAGGCCGGTGCGCTGGGTGCAACAGTTATCCTGCTGGTTGCTCTTTATCACGGCAGCCGCTGGAAGGAGCTGAAAAGCTCGCTGATGGAAACCGCCAAGCTGTCAGCCATGATCTTCGCCATTATCTGGGGGGTACTGATTTACGTGCGCTTCCTCGGCTTTGCTGATCTGCCTAGTGCATTCTCTGACTGGATCGTAAGCCTTGAACAGAGCCCTATGCTGACACTGCTGTTGATCCTGTGCGCCTACGCCTTGCTCGGTATGTTTATGGATGCTATTGGTATGCTGCTACTTACCCTTCCTGTGGTTTACCCGGCCATTATTGCCCTGAATGGCGGCGTTGATGTGGCGGCGGCAGACTCTGCTTTTGGCGTCTCCGGTATCGGTTGTGCCATCTGGTTCGGGATTATTGTGGTGAAAATGGCGGAGCTGTGTCTTATCACCCCACCTATCGGCCTGAACTGCTTTGTGGTGGCCGGCGTCCGCCCTGAGTGTTCTGTTCAGGATGTATTCCGCGGCTGTACACCATTCTTTATCGCAGATGTACTGACCATAGCGGTATTGATCGCCTTCCCGGGAATTGTACTCTGGCTGCCAGCCCTTATCGGTTATGCCTGA
- a CDS encoding TRAP transporter small permease subunit, whose translation MSAAASVLQDNSALSRTDRWFFRLESILNLTGGLVIFLLVLLATVNVLGRWLFSAPISGYVDWVEQAMAFIAFLGIAYTQRMGGHIRMDIVVGRLHGRWLWFTELTTTVLMLIVTSILIYGSYLHFWRAYSIGDSSLDINLPTWPAKLVVPVALSVLALRLMLQIWGYLRALRQNSEKPVAVPLIESAAEVAAKEADTVSGHDE comes from the coding sequence ATGTCGGCCGCTGCTTCTGTTTTACAGGACAACTCTGCCTTAAGCCGGACAGACCGATGGTTTTTCCGCTTAGAGTCGATTCTCAACCTGACGGGCGGATTAGTGATCTTCCTGCTGGTTCTTCTCGCCACCGTTAACGTGCTCGGACGCTGGCTGTTTTCCGCCCCTATCAGTGGTTATGTGGACTGGGTGGAACAGGCGATGGCCTTTATCGCTTTTCTCGGTATTGCTTATACCCAGCGAATGGGCGGCCATATCCGAATGGACATTGTGGTCGGCAGGCTACACGGACGCTGGCTCTGGTTTACAGAGCTGACCACAACCGTACTGATGCTGATCGTCACTTCAATTCTTATCTACGGTTCATACCTGCACTTCTGGCGTGCCTACTCCATTGGTGACTCATCACTGGATATCAATCTGCCGACATGGCCGGCCAAGCTGGTTGTGCCTGTTGCCCTGTCTGTTCTGGCCCTGCGGCTGATGCTGCAAATCTGGGGTTACCTTCGGGCACTAAGACAGAACAGCGAGAAGCCTGTAGCAGTACCGCTCATTGAATCGGCAGCGGAAGTTGCTGCAAAAGAAGCAGATACCGTCAGCGGACACGACGAGTAG
- a CDS encoding C4-dicarboxylate TRAP transporter substrate-binding protein, which yields MMKAMKTSLITSLALAGFMVAEANAATEWNVSLWGKRRAFTENVEKLAELVEAKTKGEFKLKISYGGLSKSRENLDGISFGAFEMAQFCSFYHADKNPTITVTELPFSQDVSLAQVSKIYSEVFKHPEVKKDLARWNATLLMPTPLPQYNIVSKGDAINSLDDFDGLRVRGPGGIMGVLGKLGAVKTGVPFSEVRQSMDSGVIDAASFAPHAHLATNSYKVGSWATTNLNLGSANCPVIVNTEALESLKPAHREALLGSVDEALDFYVQNYEQNTTAKYEKAVKEQGLKMITFTPEQTEKLNQLSESVRQEWVKKYQGKFDAQAVYDYTAKLFANQ from the coding sequence ATGATGAAAGCGATGAAAACATCACTGATTACCTCTCTGGCTCTGGCTGGTTTTATGGTGGCGGAAGCCAATGCCGCCACTGAATGGAACGTCTCTCTGTGGGGCAAACGCAGGGCCTTTACTGAAAACGTAGAAAAGCTGGCAGAGCTGGTAGAAGCAAAGACCAAAGGTGAGTTTAAGCTGAAAATCTCTTACGGCGGCCTGTCTAAGTCCCGTGAAAATCTGGATGGTATCTCTTTTGGTGCCTTTGAAATGGCGCAGTTCTGCTCTTTCTACCATGCCGATAAAAACCCGACGATTACCGTTACCGAGCTTCCTTTCTCGCAGGATGTGTCACTCGCTCAGGTCAGCAAGATATACTCCGAGGTGTTCAAACATCCTGAAGTGAAGAAAGACCTTGCCCGCTGGAATGCTACTTTGCTGATGCCGACTCCGCTTCCTCAGTACAACATTGTCAGTAAAGGTGATGCTATCAACTCACTGGATGATTTCGACGGCCTTCGCGTACGTGGCCCGGGCGGCATTATGGGCGTACTGGGCAAACTGGGCGCAGTAAAAACCGGCGTTCCGTTCTCTGAAGTACGTCAGTCTATGGACTCAGGCGTAATCGATGCGGCCTCTTTCGCGCCCCATGCCCATCTGGCGACTAACTCCTACAAAGTGGGAAGCTGGGCAACCACTAACCTGAACCTTGGTTCAGCTAACTGCCCGGTTATCGTTAACACCGAAGCACTGGAATCACTGAAACCAGCACATCGTGAGGCACTACTTGGCTCAGTAGACGAAGCGCTTGATTTCTACGTGCAGAACTACGAGCAAAACACCACTGCCAAGTACGAAAAAGCAGTTAAAGAGCAGGGACTTAAGATGATCACCTTTACCCCTGAGCAGACAGAGAAGCTAAACCAACTATCAGAATCTGTACGTCAGGAGTGGGTGAAGAAGTATCAGGGCAAATTTGATGCTCAGGCGGTTTACGACTACACCGCTAAGCTTTTTGCTAACCAGTAA
- a CDS encoding sensor histidine kinase, whose protein sequence is MSQTGISRLLNTRKVDGWILIAALVTGLLLAAVLLKTTKSAYYKELHHVGEERLNLYASTVQAEHNRFEYLPYIVAQDSQILKLLGGDKSIPLLQAVNHKLEDWQKESDADTLYLMDHKGLVIASSNWSKPESFIGSDYHFRPYFKDAINGGAGRFFAVGVTTGIPGLFLSRPVISNGEVIGVAVLKINMSDLEANWSAGGEQVWVSDNDGVIFLASNPQWRYRSLTPLSLQTRARLEQAQKYRSYQIVPLGLAELETSAQGKPIIQLTQQSDARGARPVARSYMLHHREIEGLNWSLFYLSDLSELKQRETSAILISVLVAALFAVAGLFLLSRYRHQQQLESRVTQRTQELFRSNSQLKREIEERIRTEKALRQTHEELIHAERLGALGQISAELVHEISQPLQATRTYLASTRLLMDRQQYSMAEENLQEIDNLIRRVSGIITHLKTFAAKSVGEPGPVEIRQVIENALLVLTPRMEKTAIALKWQPQKQDVYVFANEIKLEQILVNLIRNAIDAIDAENCPRKGEIVIRYGANQNNGEKQGEAVITIIDNGCGIKTEHLPTLFDPFFTTKPPGEGMGLGLSVSYGIIKQFGGHLDVESTPGKGSRFKVRLPLAAEEIDYEQG, encoded by the coding sequence ATGTCACAAACCGGAATAAGCAGGCTGCTAAACACCAGAAAGGTGGATGGCTGGATCCTGATTGCTGCATTAGTTACAGGTTTGTTACTGGCAGCAGTGCTGCTGAAGACCACAAAGAGTGCCTACTATAAGGAGCTTCACCATGTTGGCGAAGAGCGGCTGAATTTATATGCCTCAACAGTACAGGCCGAGCATAACCGTTTTGAGTATCTTCCTTATATAGTGGCGCAGGATAGTCAAATTCTTAAGTTGCTGGGAGGTGATAAATCAATACCGCTGTTACAGGCAGTCAACCACAAATTGGAAGACTGGCAGAAGGAATCCGATGCTGACACCTTATACCTGATGGATCATAAAGGCCTTGTGATTGCCAGTAGCAACTGGAGCAAGCCTGAAAGTTTTATCGGCAGTGATTACCACTTTCGCCCCTATTTTAAAGACGCCATTAATGGCGGTGCAGGCCGCTTCTTTGCTGTTGGCGTGACCACCGGAATACCGGGGTTGTTCTTATCCCGCCCGGTTATTTCAAACGGTGAAGTGATTGGTGTTGCAGTACTTAAGATTAATATGTCGGATCTTGAAGCCAACTGGAGTGCCGGCGGTGAACAGGTTTGGGTGAGCGATAACGACGGCGTGATCTTCTTAGCCAGTAATCCACAGTGGCGATACCGCAGCCTGACGCCTCTTTCCTTGCAGACACGTGCAAGGCTGGAGCAGGCTCAGAAATATCGCTCATATCAAATTGTTCCTTTAGGTCTGGCTGAGCTGGAAACTTCAGCGCAAGGCAAACCGATTATTCAACTGACACAGCAGAGTGATGCCAGAGGTGCCAGACCTGTTGCCCGTTCCTATATGCTGCACCACCGGGAGATAGAAGGGTTGAACTGGAGCCTGTTCTACCTAAGTGACTTGTCGGAATTAAAGCAGAGAGAGACAAGTGCCATACTGATTTCTGTGCTGGTGGCGGCACTTTTTGCAGTAGCAGGGCTGTTCCTTCTCAGCCGTTATCGCCATCAGCAGCAGTTAGAGTCAAGAGTGACCCAGCGGACACAGGAGCTTTTCCGGAGCAATAGCCAGCTTAAACGGGAAATAGAAGAACGTATCCGCACCGAAAAGGCGCTGCGCCAGACCCATGAAGAGCTGATTCATGCCGAGAGGCTAGGTGCTCTCGGACAGATCTCTGCTGAGTTGGTGCATGAGATCAGCCAGCCGCTACAGGCAACCCGTACCTATCTGGCCAGTACCCGCCTGTTGATGGATCGCCAGCAGTATTCAATGGCAGAAGAGAATCTGCAGGAGATAGATAACCTGATCCGCCGCGTTTCCGGCATTATCACTCACCTTAAAACTTTTGCCGCTAAATCCGTCGGAGAGCCGGGCCCGGTTGAGATAAGGCAGGTGATCGAAAATGCCTTGTTGGTACTGACCCCACGTATGGAGAAAACCGCCATTGCCCTGAAGTGGCAGCCACAGAAGCAGGACGTTTATGTGTTTGCCAATGAGATAAAACTGGAGCAGATCTTAGTGAACCTGATCCGTAATGCTATTGATGCCATAGATGCAGAAAACTGCCCGCGGAAGGGAGAAATTGTTATCCGCTACGGTGCTAATCAGAACAATGGTGAGAAACAGGGTGAGGCGGTTATTACCATCATAGATAATGGTTGTGGTATCAAAACTGAACATCTTCCGACCCTGTTCGACCCCTTCTTTACCACTAAACCGCCGGGTGAAGGAATGGGACTGGGTTTATCCGTTTCTTACGGCATTATCAAACAGTTTGGTGGTCATCTGGATGTCGAGTCAACGCCCGGTAAGGGAAGTCGTTTTAAGGTCAGGCTTCCGCTGGCCGCAGAGGAAATCGATTATGAACAAGGATAG
- a CDS encoding sigma-54-dependent transcriptional regulator: MNKDRDDMAGVKVILVDDEQAIRKATKQWLNLAGIEVEDYSDARSALTAIQPGCNAIVVSDIRMPEMDGMAFANEIQKVDADLPVLLVTAHGDVKMAVEAMRNGVYDFIEKPVEPELLIDRIERASEKRRLVLENRNLQRMLSHKHSLESRIIGQSSVMDQLRKQVVLLGQTPVDTVINGATGTGKELIARCLHDFSVRSGNPFVAVNCGAIPENLFESELFGHEKGAFTGADSQRIGKIEHAQKGTLFLDEIESMPINFQIKLLRVLQERKLERVGSNKEIPLDLWVIAATKEDLSQASAEGRFREDLYYRFNVVELHLPAVSKRREDIPMLFEFFARKAAIQYERDYPELSEQDLAQLVDYDWPGNVRQLKNAAERFVLGMGSASSIGAILGNHAQQTSVPATFNLSERVQGFERQLIIQSLQRHKGNILAVTEELELPRRTLNNKMKQYQIQRKDYIQT, translated from the coding sequence ATGAACAAGGATAGAGATGATATGGCCGGAGTGAAGGTGATTCTGGTTGATGATGAGCAGGCGATACGTAAAGCCACCAAACAGTGGCTCAATCTGGCGGGAATAGAGGTAGAGGATTACTCCGATGCCCGCTCGGCATTAACAGCCATTCAGCCGGGTTGCAACGCCATAGTGGTTTCCGATATCCGCATGCCGGAGATGGATGGTATGGCATTCGCCAATGAAATCCAGAAGGTAGACGCCGACCTGCCGGTTTTGCTAGTGACCGCTCACGGTGATGTAAAGATGGCGGTGGAAGCCATGCGAAACGGTGTGTATGACTTTATTGAAAAACCCGTTGAGCCGGAATTGCTGATAGATCGCATTGAACGGGCCAGTGAAAAGCGGCGGCTTGTGCTTGAAAACCGAAATTTGCAACGCATGCTGAGCCACAAGCACTCACTGGAGAGTCGTATAATCGGTCAGTCGTCGGTGATGGATCAACTGCGTAAACAAGTCGTCTTATTGGGACAGACACCAGTAGATACGGTGATTAATGGGGCTACGGGAACTGGCAAGGAGCTAATTGCCCGTTGCCTGCATGACTTTAGTGTCAGAAGCGGCAACCCGTTTGTAGCGGTAAACTGCGGAGCGATTCCAGAAAATTTGTTTGAGAGTGAACTGTTTGGCCATGAAAAAGGTGCCTTTACCGGTGCGGATAGCCAGCGTATCGGCAAGATAGAACACGCCCAAAAAGGCACCCTGTTTCTGGATGAGATAGAGAGTATGCCGATCAACTTTCAGATCAAACTGCTGCGGGTGTTACAGGAGCGAAAGCTGGAGCGGGTCGGCTCTAATAAGGAGATCCCACTGGATCTCTGGGTGATTGCCGCAACTAAGGAAGACCTGTCGCAGGCTTCTGCCGAAGGACGTTTCCGCGAAGATCTCTATTACCGTTTTAATGTGGTGGAGCTGCATCTGCCGGCAGTTTCCAAGCGGCGGGAAGACATCCCTATGCTGTTTGAATTTTTTGCCCGTAAAGCGGCGATTCAGTATGAGCGCGACTATCCGGAACTGAGTGAACAGGATCTTGCTCAGTTGGTCGACTATGACTGGCCGGGTAATGTGCGCCAGTTGAAAAATGCCGCAGAACGTTTTGTGCTTGGTATGGGGAGTGCCAGCTCTATCGGTGCTATTTTGGGTAACCATGCCCAACAAACGTCAGTTCCGGCGACCTTTAACTTGTCGGAGAGGGTACAGGGCTTTGAACGGCAGTTAATCATCCAGTCCCTGCAAAGGCACAAAGGAAACATACTGGCCGTAACAGAGGAACTTGAACTGCCACGCAGAACCCTGAACAACAAAATGAAGCAGTATCAGATTCAGCGTAAAGACTATATCCAAACCTAG
- a CDS encoding substrate-binding periplasmic protein, with protein MKRTLCAMLLLLFCSATWAHSQKLIVVRSDASYPPFEIMTEKGELSGVHIEMVQQVGRALDLEIEFQSLPWKRALYLIKQGKADAITYIGKSSEREEFALFRPGNVLSNTTNGLFIRESDKNSIHYSGDFASLKPYKIGFISGFSYGEKFDAVSWPNINDTAHDEMVLLKQLFMKRFTVGIGEINRMKYFEKQEDFSEQLHFLQPHLPPIPQYIAFSNNNRVLADKFEAAMKVFKQSAEYQVLLSKYGVTAIEP; from the coding sequence ATGAAACGAACTCTATGTGCCATGTTGCTATTGCTGTTTTGTTCCGCAACATGGGCGCATTCGCAAAAACTGATTGTTGTCAGAAGTGATGCCAGTTATCCGCCGTTTGAAATAATGACGGAAAAAGGAGAGCTCTCCGGTGTGCATATCGAGATGGTTCAACAGGTGGGGAGAGCTCTGGATTTAGAGATTGAGTTTCAAAGCCTGCCGTGGAAACGGGCTCTGTACCTGATTAAACAAGGTAAGGCGGATGCTATTACCTATATCGGTAAATCTTCAGAGCGGGAAGAATTTGCTCTGTTCAGGCCGGGAAATGTGCTGAGTAATACCACAAATGGCCTGTTTATAAGAGAAAGCGATAAAAATAGTATTCACTATTCGGGTGATTTTGCCTCTTTGAAACCGTATAAAATAGGATTTATTTCCGGCTTTAGTTATGGTGAAAAGTTTGATGCCGTAAGCTGGCCTAATATCAATGATACTGCTCATGATGAGATGGTTTTGCTAAAGCAATTGTTTATGAAACGTTTTACCGTTGGAATTGGTGAAATCAATCGCATGAAATATTTTGAGAAACAGGAAGATTTCTCTGAGCAGTTACATTTTCTCCAGCCCCATTTGCCTCCCATTCCTCAATATATTGCTTTTAGTAATAATAACAGAGTCTTAGCTGATAAATTCGAAGCAGCGATGAAGGTGTTTAAGCAGAGTGCAGAGTATCAGGTGTTACTAAGTAAATATGGGGTAACGGCAATAGAGCCTTAA
- the hpaC gene encoding 4-hydroxyphenylacetate 3-monooxygenase, reductase component, producing the protein MSNQPLFRDAMANLAAAVNIVTTGGEAGTIGLTATAVCSVTDSPATIMVCVNRNSASNELIKANGNVCINVCAAEHQQLSLDFAGMTDLTMEERFANPIWNKNDKGVPVLTGCLASLEGKVANISEVGTHSVFFVEIDNIVVNKDKDALVYFAREFKTVECAKPKEEALA; encoded by the coding sequence ATGTCTAATCAACCACTATTTAGAGATGCAATGGCAAACCTGGCAGCAGCAGTAAACATTGTTACCACAGGGGGCGAAGCAGGGACAATAGGATTAACGGCAACTGCAGTATGCTCAGTCACAGACTCACCGGCGACCATTATGGTATGTGTAAACCGTAACAGCGCCTCAAACGAACTCATTAAGGCAAACGGAAACGTCTGTATTAATGTGTGCGCGGCAGAACACCAGCAACTTTCACTGGATTTCGCCGGCATGACAGATCTCACCATGGAAGAGCGCTTTGCTAATCCAATCTGGAACAAAAATGATAAGGGTGTGCCGGTACTAACAGGCTGTCTGGCAAGCCTTGAAGGCAAGGTAGCGAATATTTCTGAAGTGGGTACCCACAGCGTGTTCTTTGTAGAAATAGATAATATCGTAGTAAATAAAGACAAAGATGCCCTAGTCTACTTTGCCCGCGAATTTAAAACCGTCGAGTGTGCAAAACCAAAGGAAGAAGCACTGGCTTAA
- the hpaH gene encoding 2-oxo-hept-4-ene-1,7-dioate hydratase, whose product MLTQEQIKNAAEKLYIAEKERYQIPALTLDYPDMTMDDAYAIQSKWVERKIAEGAQVKGYKIGLTSRAMQMAVNIDQPDYGVLLDDMFFEDGAQIPVDDFLDPRIEVELAFVLKKPLKGEDVTIFDVLNATDYIIPSLELIAARCHRTDPESGYTRKVFDTIADNAANAGIIVGGRPIKPMDFDMRWAGAMLYLNGQIEETGLAAGVLGNPANGICWVCKRFAPHDIGLEPGQVILSGSFTRPVPVKAGDTIHADFGPLGGISVKFV is encoded by the coding sequence ATGCTTACCCAAGAGCAGATTAAAAATGCAGCTGAAAAACTCTATATAGCAGAAAAAGAGCGCTATCAGATCCCGGCGCTTACTCTGGATTACCCTGACATGACCATGGACGATGCTTATGCTATTCAGAGCAAATGGGTAGAGCGTAAGATTGCCGAAGGTGCTCAGGTTAAAGGTTATAAGATTGGCCTAACCTCACGTGCCATGCAGATGGCGGTTAATATCGATCAGCCTGACTACGGCGTACTGCTGGATGATATGTTCTTTGAAGATGGGGCTCAGATCCCGGTAGATGATTTCCTTGATCCGCGTATCGAGGTTGAGCTGGCGTTTGTTTTGAAAAAGCCACTAAAAGGTGAAGATGTCACCATCTTTGATGTACTGAACGCTACCGACTACATTATTCCTTCCCTTGAACTGATTGCTGCCCGCTGTCACCGCACCGATCCTGAGAGTGGTTATACCCGTAAGGTGTTCGATACCATTGCCGACAACGCTGCAAACGCAGGCATTATTGTCGGTGGCCGTCCTATTAAGCCGATGGACTTTGATATGCGTTGGGCAGGCGCCATGCTTTATCTCAATGGTCAGATAGAGGAAACCGGACTTGCGGCAGGTGTGCTGGGTAACCCGGCTAACGGTATCTGCTGGGTATGTAAGCGTTTCGCTCCGCACGATATCGGCTTAGAGCCGGGGCAAGTGATCCTGTCAGGCTCCTTTACCCGTCCGGTACCGGTTAAAGCAGGCGATACCATTCATGCTGATTTTGGTCCGCTGGGCGGTATCTCTGTGAAATTTGTTTAG
- the hpaI gene encoding 4-hydroxy-2-oxoheptanedioate aldolase yields the protein MLPENKFKKALKNNETLWGLWLGLPDTSCAEICAGAGFDWLLIDGEHAPFELKTIMHHLQAMAPYDVSPIVRPEIGSVSMIKRLLDIGAQTLLVPMVNTAEQARELVSAVRYPPEGIRGMGSSLARAARWNKVPQYLQKANEEICLIVQVETLEAMDNLQEIVQVDGVDGVFIGPSDLSGAMGHVGNPDHPEVVAKIEWGMEVIKRSGKASGILSLNLEKAQHFAETGTNFVGVGVDTLLLRNGAEQLIKKVKNQGQPAGNESVSSGY from the coding sequence ATGTTACCCGAGAACAAGTTTAAGAAAGCATTAAAAAACAACGAGACCCTCTGGGGGTTATGGCTGGGTTTACCGGATACCTCCTGCGCAGAGATCTGCGCGGGAGCCGGTTTTGATTGGTTGCTCATTGACGGAGAGCATGCTCCCTTTGAGCTGAAAACCATTATGCATCATCTTCAGGCGATGGCGCCTTATGATGTTTCGCCGATTGTCCGCCCGGAAATCGGCTCGGTCTCGATGATTAAAAGATTACTGGATATTGGTGCTCAAACCTTGCTGGTACCTATGGTGAACACGGCAGAACAGGCCAGAGAGCTGGTTTCAGCCGTGCGCTATCCGCCGGAAGGTATCCGCGGAATGGGCAGTTCACTGGCAAGGGCTGCGCGCTGGAACAAGGTGCCGCAATATCTGCAGAAAGCGAATGAGGAGATCTGCCTGATCGTTCAGGTGGAAACATTAGAAGCAATGGACAATCTGCAAGAGATTGTTCAGGTCGACGGTGTTGATGGTGTCTTTATCGGCCCGTCTGACCTTTCCGGTGCCATGGGGCATGTCGGTAATCCCGACCATCCTGAAGTAGTGGCAAAGATAGAGTGGGGAATGGAAGTGATAAAACGCTCCGGCAAAGCATCGGGGATCCTGTCACTCAATCTGGAAAAAGCTCAGCATTTTGCTGAAACTGGAACAAACTTTGTCGGTGTTGGTGTAGACACGCTTCTGCTGCGCAACGGTGCCGAACAGCTAATTAAAAAAGTAAAGAATCAGGGTCAGCCAGCCGGAAACGAATCGGTTTCCAGCGGCTATTAA
- a CDS encoding fumarylacetoacetate hydrolase family protein, which translates to MSSDQLVKGKLVCVALNDASQLAQLDATFNEKPYVKAPTQPVLYFKTHNTWSVDQAAIELPQDGESLVVGASIAAVIGKTCCRVKESEALEYLSGLTLMHDFSLPETSYYRPDIKGKCLDGSAPVAQTPVAMSDIQSLQELSVTTSVNGTEQRVLKVTDLHRSIEQLISLISTIMTLEEGDVIAVGFPGERIPLQAGDKVSSALNGLVQLNNSVKGE; encoded by the coding sequence ATGAGTTCTGATCAGTTAGTAAAAGGAAAGCTGGTGTGTGTGGCGTTAAATGACGCTAGCCAACTTGCTCAGCTTGACGCTACCTTTAACGAAAAACCATATGTAAAAGCACCGACTCAGCCAGTGCTTTACTTCAAAACCCATAATACCTGGTCTGTTGACCAAGCGGCTATCGAGCTTCCGCAGGACGGAGAGTCACTGGTGGTGGGTGCCAGTATAGCTGCGGTTATCGGTAAAACTTGTTGCCGGGTAAAAGAGTCAGAAGCCCTTGAGTATCTGAGTGGCCTGACGCTGATGCACGATTTCTCTCTGCCGGAAACCAGCTACTACCGCCCGGATATTAAGGGTAAATGTCTGGATGGTTCTGCGCCGGTGGCGCAAACCCCTGTTGCTATGTCCGATATTCAGTCACTACAGGAACTTTCTGTAACCACGTCGGTAAACGGTACCGAGCAGCGGGTGCTTAAGGTAACTGACCTTCACCGCAGCATTGAGCAGCTAATCAGCCTGATATCCACCATTATGACCCTTGAAGAGGGTGATGTAATTGCCGTTGGTTTCCCGGGTGAGCGTATTCCGCTTCAGGCCGGTGACAAAGTAAGTTCGGCCTTAAATGGTCTGGTTCAGCTTAATAACAGTGTGAAGGGAGAGTAA